The proteins below come from a single Bacteroidales bacterium genomic window:
- a CDS encoding M48 family metallopeptidase, whose translation YRDFISKNPPAPASDKNTIMVKNVGTKITQAVTQFLKSGGQSQRIEGFKWEYNLVNDKTVNAWCMPGGKVVVYSGILPLTQDETGLAVVLGHEIAHAVARHGNERMSEQLLIMMGGIGLAVALSQKPQETQNVFLMCYGVGGTLGSLAYSRIHEYEADKLGLIFMAMAGYNPEKAVDFWQRMAAQGKTNIPQFLSTHPSDENRIKELRAFLPKAKQYYKG comes from the coding sequence TACAGGGATTTTATTTCAAAGAATCCCCCTGCGCCTGCAAGCGATAAAAATACTATAATGGTTAAAAATGTCGGTACAAAAATAACTCAGGCAGTTACGCAATTTTTAAAAAGTGGAGGGCAGTCGCAAAGGATAGAAGGATTTAAGTGGGAATACAATTTGGTTAACGATAAAACTGTAAATGCGTGGTGCATGCCTGGAGGCAAAGTTGTTGTTTATTCCGGCATTTTACCGCTTACACAGGATGAAACAGGGTTAGCCGTGGTATTGGGTCACGAAATTGCACATGCTGTTGCCCGTCATGGCAACGAAAGAATGAGCGAACAGCTTTTAATAATGATGGGAGGGATAGGACTTGCAGTTGCATTGTCGCAGAAGCCGCAGGAAACACAAAATGTTTTTCTTATGTGCTACGGTGTTGGAGGGACGCTGGGTTCACTTGCATATTCAAGAATTCACGAGTATGAAGCGGATAAACTCGGTTTGATATTTATGGCAATGGCGGGTTACAATCCCGAAAAAGCAGTTGACTTTTGGCAAAGAATGGCTGCACAAGGCAAAACAAATATCCCACAGTTTTTAAGCACTCACCCAAGCGATGAAAACAGAATAAAAGAACTTCGTGCGTTTTTGCCAAAAGCCAAGCAATATTACAAGGGATAG
- a CDS encoding AI-2E family transporter → MNTKNKFIIIFAVILITIIFIWFFGSIIAYVLASAVMSLIGQPIMKLIGKIRFGKYEIPHSLKAFTTLLVLMGLFIAVISIFIPIFTYEIDILSKVDYQTFYNSFKVPLTKLEATLLKYNLIAENENIDTILYSKISSFINISKFSEIFNSFIDYTGKLLVAIFAISFITFFFLKDKKLFLKGVMLLTPLKYQMEIKHILIETKRLLTRYFIGLCLDVVSVIILISIGMTIMGIDNALIIGFFAGIMNVIPYIGPIIGACIGVFLGLSVNMNVDFYSQMLPDIFRMLGVFLAVNIIDATFLQPYIYSSSVKAHPLEIFLVILMAGTVAGIPGMVLAIPSYTVLRIVAKEFFNKLRIVQKLTEDI, encoded by the coding sequence ATGAATACAAAAAATAAATTCATCATCATTTTTGCAGTAATTCTGATTACCATAATCTTTATTTGGTTCTTCGGTTCCATTATTGCATACGTTCTCGCTTCTGCAGTAATGTCGTTAATCGGACAACCAATAATGAAGTTGATTGGCAAAATAAGATTCGGCAAATATGAAATCCCTCATAGTTTAAAAGCATTTACAACCTTGCTTGTATTGATGGGATTATTTATTGCAGTAATCAGTATTTTCATTCCGATATTTACTTATGAAATTGATATTTTATCAAAAGTAGATTATCAAACATTTTACAACAGCTTCAAAGTACCATTGACAAAACTCGAAGCAACTTTATTAAAATACAATCTTATTGCAGAAAATGAAAATATTGATACAATACTTTATTCAAAAATATCTTCTTTTATAAATATATCCAAGTTCTCCGAAATATTCAATTCGTTTATTGATTATACAGGGAAATTACTTGTAGCAATTTTTGCAATTTCTTTCATCACCTTTTTCTTTCTTAAAGATAAAAAACTTTTTTTAAAAGGCGTTATGCTTCTTACTCCCCTGAAATATCAAATGGAAATAAAACACATACTTATTGAAACAAAAAGATTGCTTACTCGATATTTTATAGGTCTTTGCCTTGATGTAGTTTCTGTAATAATTTTGATTTCAATAGGAATGACAATAATGGGAATTGACAATGCACTGATTATTGGTTTTTTTGCAGGTATAATGAATGTAATACCTTATATAGGTCCGATTATCGGTGCATGTATAGGCGTATTTCTTGGTTTATCGGTTAACATGAATGTTGATTTTTATTCGCAAATGTTACCCGATATATTCAGGATGCTTGGAGTTTTTTTAGCGGTAAACATTATTGATGCGACATTTTTACAGCCCTATATTTATTCAAGCAGCGTAAAAGCTCATCCTTTGGAAATTTTTCTTGTAATATTGATGGCAGGAACTGTTGCCGGCATACCAGGAATGGTACTTGCTATTCCTTCTTATACTGTACTAAGAATTGTTGCAAAAGAATTTTTTAATAAATTAAGAATAGTACAGAAATTAACTGAAGATATATAA